A window of the Cystobacter ferrugineus genome harbors these coding sequences:
- a CDS encoding PTS fructose-like transporter subunit IIB, translated as MNVILITACPSGVATTFLAARGLERAAAQRGWKTSVEMHGQLAPLVPVDAATIEAAQLVVVAASAPVDLARFAGKRVYQAPISDALPDPRAFLTRAEAEARPWSPTVPANSTPPIPAATAGSPRIVAVTACPTGVAHTFMAAEALLQAGRGLGYPLRVETQGSVGAQDALTAEEIRAADVVILACDIEVDPSRFVGKRVWRTSTGAALKKSTQTIHEALEKATVLEGAKGEQAAAPAGKSGQRGPYRHLLTGVSFMLPMVVAGGLLIALSFVFGIDAFKEKGTLAAALMDIGGGAAFKLMVPLLSGYIAYSIADRPGIAPGMVGGYLASTLGAGFLGGIAAGFIAGYGAQALSRYVKLPASMEALKPILIIPLVASLVTGLVMIYVIGAPVAALLGSVTTFLKTMNTGNALFLGALLGAMMCFDLGGPINKAAYAFGVGLISENTYGPMAAIMAAGMVPPIGMGLASLLARNKFSKPERDAGKAAMALGLCFISEGAIPFMAKDPLRVIPVSMLGGAITGAMSMFFGVQLMAPHGGLFVLLIPHAVNHVLIYLLSIIAGSLVIGVGYALVKTGKAELPGAAATPTKESSAIAGGGGAAVGSN; from the coding sequence ATGAACGTGATCCTCATCACGGCCTGCCCCAGCGGCGTGGCCACGACCTTCCTGGCGGCCCGGGGGCTCGAGCGCGCGGCGGCCCAGCGCGGCTGGAAGACGTCCGTGGAGATGCATGGCCAGCTCGCGCCGCTCGTCCCCGTGGACGCGGCGACGATCGAAGCCGCCCAGTTGGTGGTGGTGGCGGCGAGCGCTCCGGTGGACCTGGCGCGCTTCGCGGGCAAGCGCGTCTACCAGGCGCCCATCTCGGACGCACTGCCCGACCCGCGCGCGTTCCTCACCCGCGCCGAGGCCGAGGCCCGTCCATGGAGCCCCACGGTCCCCGCCAACAGCACTCCCCCGATTCCCGCGGCCACCGCGGGCTCGCCGCGCATCGTCGCCGTCACCGCCTGTCCCACGGGCGTGGCCCACACCTTCATGGCGGCCGAGGCCCTGCTCCAGGCCGGGCGGGGACTCGGCTATCCGCTGCGCGTGGAGACCCAGGGCTCGGTGGGGGCACAAGACGCGCTGACGGCGGAGGAGATCCGCGCGGCGGACGTGGTCATCCTCGCCTGTGACATCGAGGTGGACCCCTCTCGCTTCGTGGGCAAGCGCGTCTGGCGCACCTCCACGGGCGCCGCGCTGAAGAAGTCCACGCAGACCATTCACGAGGCCCTGGAGAAGGCGACCGTCCTCGAGGGAGCGAAGGGTGAGCAGGCCGCGGCCCCCGCCGGGAAGAGCGGCCAGCGCGGACCCTACCGGCACCTGCTCACGGGCGTGTCGTTCATGCTCCCCATGGTCGTCGCGGGTGGCCTGCTCATCGCGCTGTCCTTCGTCTTCGGCATCGATGCATTCAAGGAGAAGGGCACGCTGGCGGCGGCGTTGATGGACATTGGCGGCGGCGCGGCATTCAAGCTGATGGTGCCGCTGCTCTCGGGCTACATCGCGTACTCCATCGCGGATCGGCCCGGCATCGCGCCCGGCATGGTGGGCGGCTATCTGGCGAGCACCCTGGGCGCGGGCTTCCTCGGAGGCATCGCCGCGGGTTTCATCGCGGGCTATGGGGCCCAGGCCCTGAGCCGCTACGTCAAGCTGCCCGCCAGCATGGAGGCGCTCAAGCCCATCCTCATCATCCCCCTGGTGGCGAGCCTCGTCACCGGACTGGTGATGATCTACGTCATCGGCGCGCCCGTGGCCGCGCTCCTGGGCTCCGTCACCACGTTCCTCAAGACGATGAACACCGGCAACGCGCTCTTCCTGGGGGCGCTGCTGGGCGCGATGATGTGCTTCGACCTCGGTGGCCCCATCAACAAGGCGGCGTATGCCTTTGGCGTGGGCCTCATCTCGGAGAACACCTACGGGCCCATGGCCGCCATCATGGCCGCGGGCATGGTGCCGCCCATCGGCATGGGGCTGGCGAGCCTGCTCGCCCGGAACAAGTTCTCCAAGCCGGAGCGCGACGCGGGCAAGGCGGCGATGGCGCTGGGGCTGTGCTTCATCTCCGAGGGCGCCATCCCCTTCATGGCCAAGGATCCGCTGCGCGTGATTCCCGTCAGCATGCTCGGGGGAGCGATCACCGGAGCCATGTCCATGTTCTTCGGCGTCCAGCTCATGGCGCCTCACGGGGGCCTCTTCGTGCTGCTCATCCCCCACGCGGTGAACCACGTGCTCATCTACCTGTTGTCCATCATCGCGGGCTCGCTCGTCATCGGCGTGGGCTACGCGCTGGTGAAGACAGGCAAGGCGGAGCTGCCCGGTGCCGCGGCCACGCCCACGAAGGAGTCGTCCGCCATCGCGGGTGGGGGCGGCGCGGCGGTCGGCTCGAACTGA
- a CDS encoding DUF4184 family protein, with the protein MPVTLPAHAAAVLPFFRFVPSGWVRTALVVGACSPDFSYIYVPPDWGRVAHTVPGLFQYCLPVGLGVLVWLEVFVLPALRWALPEAAGVQWGRFVRPEPPPRTVLAWAAVLGALLVGAATHLLWDGFTHRDMWPANVLYPGIRVPVGSRELSLARVFQHLSSVAGSLGVLGYMARRYRHLEPVPGGSWAAFLRLLLPTLAGACVGLAWRLSRHESMGALEAQVWWAFWPTVTGALVGFMLGCALVRWYVGRGAAGVSAPR; encoded by the coding sequence ATGCCCGTCACCCTTCCCGCTCACGCCGCCGCGGTCCTGCCGTTCTTCCGGTTCGTTCCCAGCGGCTGGGTGCGCACCGCGCTCGTCGTCGGCGCGTGCTCCCCGGACTTCTCCTATATCTACGTGCCTCCCGATTGGGGCCGGGTGGCGCACACCGTTCCGGGCCTCTTCCAGTATTGCCTCCCCGTGGGGCTCGGGGTGCTGGTGTGGCTGGAGGTGTTCGTCCTGCCCGCGTTGAGGTGGGCCCTGCCCGAGGCGGCGGGCGTGCAGTGGGGCCGCTTCGTGCGGCCCGAGCCCCCTCCGCGCACCGTGCTCGCGTGGGCCGCGGTGCTCGGGGCTCTGTTGGTGGGCGCCGCCACGCATCTGCTCTGGGATGGTTTCACCCATCGCGACATGTGGCCCGCGAACGTGCTCTACCCGGGCATCCGCGTCCCCGTGGGGAGCCGGGAGCTGTCGCTCGCCCGCGTCTTCCAGCACCTCTCGTCCGTGGCCGGCTCGCTCGGGGTGCTCGGGTACATGGCGAGGCGCTACCGGCACCTGGAGCCCGTGCCGGGAGGCTCGTGGGCGGCCTTCCTCCGGCTGCTGCTGCCCACGCTCGCCGGAGCCTGCGTGGGACTCGCGTGGCGGCTGTCGCGCCACGAGTCCATGGGGGCGCTGGAGGCTCAGGTCTGGTGGGCGTTCTGGCCCACCGTCACGGGCGCGCTCGTGGGGTTCATGCTCGGGTGCGCGCTCGTGCGGTGGTACGTGGGGCGTGGAGCGGCGGGGGTCTCCGCGCCCCGGTGA
- a CDS encoding AHH domain-containing protein, with the protein MSDFELNEALTTLVLNMPLRVAGSHFPLYLHQKLALAPVPLTGEAWRTPLARSYGGFCERQGTPGDCLGLFKDGPGLDGEDKRDLALALSVNAALESRDAQLRAMFSTTQLWTTLSLTLIGYMTLVAAPEPVSKGVAAALALLMWGYLGWELFELVEAWFQLWEEAAEAATFAELREAGERFGKVIGPNSVRILLLLGTAAVGETAALVSKAPQLPGFAKAAGALKSQAGIRDVLTAVQEADKVKVAVAEGTFSVVLPANVVSMAARGAPARADPPKKKPEVHHIATVENSKSTARGGPWTPLFKKIFNRAGLSMEDPANTIPLLGHKGPHPEEYHQLVHKKLKAATENCSNQQECALALRQALRQLAEEIIREGSRLNKLLTRGASP; encoded by the coding sequence GTGAGCGACTTCGAGCTCAATGAAGCCCTCACCACCCTGGTGCTGAACATGCCGCTACGGGTGGCCGGCTCCCACTTCCCGCTCTACCTCCACCAGAAGCTGGCACTGGCCCCGGTTCCGCTCACGGGCGAGGCGTGGCGCACGCCCCTGGCGCGCTCCTACGGGGGATTCTGTGAGCGGCAGGGGACGCCGGGCGACTGCCTCGGGTTGTTCAAGGACGGGCCGGGCCTGGACGGCGAGGACAAGCGCGACCTCGCCCTGGCGCTCTCGGTGAATGCCGCGCTGGAGTCCCGGGACGCACAGCTGCGCGCCATGTTCTCCACGACGCAGCTCTGGACGACGCTGAGCCTCACCCTCATTGGATACATGACCTTGGTCGCGGCGCCCGAGCCCGTTTCCAAAGGCGTCGCCGCCGCACTGGCCCTGCTCATGTGGGGCTATCTCGGGTGGGAACTCTTCGAGCTGGTAGAGGCCTGGTTCCAGCTCTGGGAGGAGGCGGCGGAGGCCGCCACGTTCGCGGAGCTGCGCGAGGCGGGGGAGCGCTTCGGCAAGGTCATCGGGCCCAACAGCGTGCGGATTCTCCTCTTGCTGGGCACTGCGGCGGTGGGGGAGACGGCGGCGCTCGTGTCCAAGGCCCCGCAGCTACCGGGCTTCGCCAAAGCCGCCGGTGCACTCAAATCCCAGGCCGGCATCCGAGACGTGCTCACGGCCGTGCAGGAAGCGGACAAGGTGAAGGTCGCCGTGGCCGAGGGCACCTTCAGTGTCGTCCTGCCCGCCAACGTCGTGAGCATGGCCGCGAGGGGCGCTCCCGCTCGCGCGGACCCGCCGAAGAAGAAGCCAGAGGTGCACCACATCGCTACTGTCGAGAACAGCAAGTCCACTGCGCGAGGCGGTCCATGGACGCCGCTATTCAAGAAAATCTTCAACAGGGCGGGCCTGTCGATGGAGGATCCGGCCAATACAATCCCGCTCCTTGGGCACAAGGGGCCTCATCCCGAGGAGTACCATCAACTCGTTCATAAGAAGCTGAAAGCCGCGACTGAAAACTGCTCCAACCAGCAGGAGTGCGCGCTTGCATTGAGGCAAGCACTTCGGCAGCTGGCCGAGGAGATCATCAGGGAGGGAAGCAGGCTCAACAAGCTGCTAACCAGAGGGGCATCACCCTAG
- a CDS encoding imm11 family protein translates to MTGLYFDLFDDVYIPGRWHLDDPMDQRGQEIRTWQLVRGEPAHVDGRLRIPIYVPGRPLDFSLLAGATIPVVHARVAAVFAELAPGDVQLIPVEVDGQSEPYVLLNITRVVKCIDDEASDEVRHWEPGDGRPDKTGQYRSVIGMRIDPSKVGDARVFRTWGWSPAIIISEEVKQALERMGATGAKFKEVTGPSTLSAEERARDQKSRELFEQADTARETAWCTLGSLDKEVFMPIAMSGSWPGHRQLWRVIRREAERTLLVTHGLSDPFIERLEPSVGFGLELALEVDAGVKDISKGWPLLLLNRVADEVAEHEHVRERVKAGLFSMEVSGKGLPRSLVTEEGRVAVLLGVASRSLPSHFSTPHGEVKLVTVKALLPSELAYLLEHGADGQAELARRFAESGEEHLSRLRRKPVV, encoded by the coding sequence ATGACGGGACTGTACTTCGATCTGTTCGACGACGTTTACATCCCGGGTCGCTGGCACCTGGATGACCCCATGGATCAACGGGGGCAGGAGATTCGTACCTGGCAACTCGTACGGGGTGAGCCCGCTCACGTCGATGGGCGGCTCCGGATTCCCATCTATGTCCCGGGCAGGCCGCTCGACTTCTCCTTGTTGGCGGGTGCAACCATCCCCGTGGTTCATGCCAGAGTGGCGGCCGTGTTCGCCGAGTTGGCGCCCGGTGATGTGCAGCTGATTCCGGTGGAAGTGGACGGACAGAGCGAACCGTACGTCCTGCTCAACATCACGCGTGTCGTGAAGTGCATCGACGACGAGGCCTCCGACGAGGTGCGCCACTGGGAGCCGGGGGATGGCAGGCCCGACAAGACAGGCCAGTACAGGTCCGTGATTGGCATGCGCATCGATCCCTCGAAAGTGGGCGATGCCCGCGTGTTCCGTACCTGGGGGTGGAGCCCGGCCATCATCATCTCCGAGGAGGTCAAGCAGGCCCTGGAGCGCATGGGGGCAACGGGGGCGAAGTTCAAGGAGGTCACCGGCCCCAGCACCCTCAGCGCGGAGGAACGCGCGCGGGACCAGAAAAGCCGCGAGTTGTTCGAGCAGGCGGACACCGCTCGTGAAACTGCCTGGTGCACCCTGGGTTCGCTGGACAAGGAGGTCTTCATGCCCATCGCCATGAGCGGCTCGTGGCCGGGCCACCGCCAACTCTGGCGCGTCATCCGTCGCGAGGCGGAGCGCACCCTGCTCGTGACGCACGGATTGTCGGACCCGTTCATCGAGCGCCTGGAGCCCTCGGTGGGCTTCGGTCTGGAGCTCGCCCTGGAGGTGGACGCGGGCGTGAAGGACATCTCGAAGGGGTGGCCCCTGCTGCTGTTGAACCGTGTGGCGGATGAAGTCGCCGAGCACGAGCACGTGCGCGAGCGCGTGAAGGCGGGCCTCTTCTCCATGGAGGTGTCTGGAAAGGGCCTGCCCAGGTCCCTCGTCACCGAGGAGGGCCGAGTGGCCGTGCTGCTGGGCGTGGCGTCACGCTCGCTGCCGAGTCACTTCTCCACTCCTCATGGGGAGGTGAAGCTCGTCACCGTCAAGGCGCTGCTGCCCTCGGAGCTGGCGTACCTGCTGGAGCACGGCGCGGACGGCCAGGCCGAGCTGGCACGACGCTTCGCGGAGAGTGGAGAGGAGCACCTGTCCCGTCTCAGAAGGAAGCCCGTGGTGTAG
- a CDS encoding group II truncated hemoglobin — translation MSTEMKPVGLKLPDADDDWIPHMEDMPFHRLGGEAGVRALAEAFYDAMDANEPELARLHELDSNGRVGPGTRERFGLFLIGWLGGPQHYMEKHGHPRLRMRHGHLPVNLAHRDAWVRSMQRALDARGVKGGVRRFLDQRFAEVADFLRNTEG, via the coding sequence ATGTCCACCGAGATGAAGCCCGTCGGGCTGAAGCTGCCCGACGCCGACGATGACTGGATTCCCCACATGGAGGACATGCCCTTCCATCGCCTGGGAGGAGAAGCCGGCGTGCGCGCCCTCGCCGAGGCCTTCTACGACGCCATGGACGCGAACGAGCCAGAGCTTGCCCGGCTGCATGAGCTGGATTCGAACGGCCGGGTGGGGCCGGGGACCCGGGAGCGCTTCGGCCTCTTCCTCATCGGCTGGCTCGGCGGTCCCCAGCACTACATGGAGAAGCATGGCCACCCGCGCCTGCGCATGCGCCATGGCCACCTGCCGGTGAACCTCGCCCACCGCGACGCCTGGGTGCGCAGCATGCAGCGGGCCCTGGATGCCCGTGGCGTGAAGGGCGGGGTGCGGCGCTTCCTCGATCAGCGCTTCGCCGAGGTGGCCGACTTCCTGCGCAACACGGAGGGGTGA
- a CDS encoding SDR family NAD(P)-dependent oxidoreductase, protein MSEMSYRTALVTGASSGLGRGLALWLGKRGVKVYAAARRLPRLEALAQEGKSLGATIEPVELDVSLADATLARVRELDEACGGLDLVVANAGVGFPTHARNFPWEDARKVIDVNVTGAVATLSAVLPRMVERNRGHLVGVSSLASCRGLPQNAAYSASKAFLDTFLESLRVDLHGTGVRVTCIRPGFVKTEITAGIQHPMPFLLEADPAVDRMGQAILRGDDVYGFPWPMARAVGMARWVPNALFDAVASKVL, encoded by the coding sequence ATGTCGGAGATGAGCTATCGGACGGCCCTCGTGACGGGGGCCTCCAGCGGTCTGGGGCGGGGTCTGGCGTTGTGGTTGGGCAAGCGGGGCGTGAAGGTGTACGCCGCCGCGCGGCGGCTGCCCCGGCTCGAGGCGCTCGCCCAGGAGGGCAAGTCCCTGGGGGCCACCATCGAGCCCGTGGAGCTGGACGTCTCCCTGGCGGACGCCACGCTCGCGCGCGTGCGCGAGCTGGATGAGGCCTGCGGTGGGTTGGATCTGGTGGTGGCCAACGCGGGCGTGGGCTTTCCCACCCACGCCCGGAACTTCCCCTGGGAGGACGCCCGGAAGGTCATCGACGTGAACGTCACCGGTGCCGTGGCCACGCTGTCCGCGGTGCTGCCCCGGATGGTGGAGCGCAATCGCGGCCACCTCGTGGGCGTGTCCAGTCTGGCGAGCTGCCGCGGCCTTCCCCAGAACGCCGCCTACTCCGCCTCCAAGGCCTTCCTCGACACCTTCCTGGAGAGCCTGCGCGTGGATCTGCACGGCACCGGGGTGCGCGTCACCTGCATCCGTCCCGGCTTCGTGAAGACGGAGATCACCGCGGGCATCCAGCACCCCATGCCCTTCCTGCTGGAGGCGGATCCGGCCGTGGATCGCATGGGCCAGGCCATCCTGCGAGGGGATGACGTGTACGGCTTTCCCTGGCCCATGGCCCGCGCGGTCGGGATGGCGCGGTGGGTGCCCAACGCGCTCTTCGACGCCGTGGCCAGCAAGGTGCTCTGA